TATGTTTATTGCACAGTGTGAAGAACTCGAGCTATAGTCTGCCTTCCTACCACCCCTACAGTAACAGTTACGACTACTCAGACCAGAGCAGGCAGAGTGATCGCTCAGGCCTCTGTGGACTCTCCAACCTGGGAAACACCTGCTTCATGAACTCTGCTGTGCAGGTAAAACGCTGGCCTCCAGGGGGCTCTACACAGTTCTAAGAAGAAAGTTGTTGTAATTCTTTCCAAGTCGGCAAAGGTTGGAAATGTAGATGGGTTCATGCTAGCAGTCAGTGACAGCATGGTGGTTTGATCTCATGCAGAGCCTAAATTGACCCTCTTCTGATTATTGTCCTCTCATGCTTCTGCTCCTCCTTAGTGTTTAAGCAATATCCTTCCACTGACGGAGTTCTTCCTCAAAGACAAGTACACAGACGAGCTAAACGAGGACAACCCGCTGGGAATGAAAGGAGAGATCGCCAGGGCCTACGCTGAGCTTATCAAGCAGCTGTGGTCGGGCAAATACAGCTATGTCACCCCGAGGCCTTTCAAGGTGACTGCATGGAGACAAATACATGAGTATCTTTGAGTATTTCGTTATGTTAAGTtcaataacaataacacaatattattattttattcagaaaatTAGTTGTAAAATAGAGTAGCTGTTATCTTTCATATATCTGAAAAAGGATGTCTTTGCAATAAGTAATAGAAagatacaaaaacacaagtaGGAAACTAGACCATAATTTAAATAACCATAATAGAATAACCAGCGCATAATCCTACAGATAAACAAAAGTCTTGCATGAAACTGTGGGGGATGAATCACTAAATGTGTGGAgctaacatttaaaaagacacaaaaactaaCAGGCTACACTAGGAAGTGTGTTATATTTTTGGAAATATAGAATTATTTAATCTTACGGTTGTCTAATATTGGGGGGAAATCCTCTGAGCTTTTCAttcttccttttgtttttgtcatttttttttttttttcaatctgtcTACATGTTGTTATCCTCCAGACCCAGGTGGGCCGCTTCGCCCCCCAGTTCTCAGGCTACCAGCAGCAGGACTCCCACGAGCTGTTGGCCTTTCTCTTGGACGGCCTTCACGAGGACTTCAACCGCATCAGGAAGAAGCCCTACATCCAGCTCAAGGACGCCAACGGCAGACCCGATAAGGTCATGATCAGGACTTTTGGAAAATACCCcacaaaaatgtgttaaatcatCTCCAGATCTGAAAGTGCTGTGACTTTGTGCCAAAGTTTTGATCAGTCCCTGTAAaagatatgaataaaaatgtcgTCATGTTTTTGCATCCGCGCCAgcaacagccagtggccagatGTATTGCGCTTTCGGGTTTTCCGTCAGTCCCATTCTCGTGAACACGTAATCTCAACAAATGCCTTGAGGGAAGTCgtattcacttagactcaaggatgatctgatttgattttggtggtcaaggtcacggtgacctcacaaagcacatttttgtcTTGTGAATGCGATAAATCCGAAACGCCTCGagggaattctttcacatttggcacaaacattcactggaACTTGGCTTTCATTTTGGTAGCCAATGGTCAATGGTGAAGGTCACAATGGtctcacaaagtatgtttatggtTTTCGTGGATATTATATCTTAAGATaagcttgagggaatgtcttaaaatttggtacaaacattcactcaaagatgaatgaatttgatttttgtgcctggaggtcaaaagtcacagtgacctcacgtccctgtgaatgtgatatattgGGACTGTCagtagggaatttcattacatctggcacaattcacttggactcactgattggattttggttgtcaaatgtcaaggtcacagtggcctcaaaaATGTGGCATACAACCGTAGTGCAGTCATTCTAGTTATACAAGTTAATAATCTCCATTTAAAGATCATTAATATTTGATGTgcttattgttattaataactTAGTTAGTCCGCTCACCTTCTCATACATTGATTCTTCAAGCATTCAGATATTCTCTGCTAGAAAATATCCCTTCTCAACAGTTTCCATTTTGGATgcaagttttttatttcaattgttAATGGTTTTCCAGTTTTGAGGTCTCTTGTAAAAGCAGGTTTGTGTTGTGCGCTCTCTTCCAGGTCGTGGCAGAGGAAGCATGGGAGAACCACATCAAGCGAAACAACTCCATCATCGTGGATATCTTCCACGGCCTTTTCAAGTCAACTCTGGTGTGTCCTGTGTGCTCCAAAGTGTCTGTGACCTTCGATCCTTTCTGCTACTTGACCCTGCCCCTTCCCATGAAGAAGGAGCGGACGCTGGAGGTCTATCTAGTCAGACTGGACGCTCTGGCCAAACCCACACaagtaaaatgcaaacacacgtCAGTGTTGTATCATAACATAATGATCTCATGTGAAGACAGTTGGGAGTAAAGcccttgtgtttctgtttcagtaCAAGCTGACTGTGCCGAAGGTGGGCTACATCTCTGATCTGTGTACCTCCCTCTCCAGCCTGTCTGGGGTTCCTGCTGAGAAGGTATAATCATCGCAGTCAGCTCAGCTCCGCTCTAACCCTGTATTAGCCATTACATTCTAATGCTGAACATCTGCTTGGACAGCACAAAACAGTCCTTTCCCTTTTAAACTGACCCTGCCCAACTGACCCCAGCAGTGAGTGGAGAAAATGTTTAACCCATTTCCttttaaatgaatcaaaagaaaagaatctgGATTAAAATGTGTATACAGGTACAATTAATAATCTAAGGGCTAGGTTCATATGCCAGTTTAGGTttctgactttttctttcttcactcaTTGTATTTCTATACGTCTCTAATCCTCCAGATGATTGTAACGGACATCTACAACCACCGTTTCCACCGTATCTTTGCCACCAACGAGAACCTCAGCAGCATCATGGAGAGAGACGATATCTACGTGTGAGTGTTGAGCATGGCTGACAAGAAAACTCTttcatcaaagtttgattacgACAACAGCATTATTTACATTCAGATTACAAACAGAGTCCTTTCATGTGAAGTCTATGGCCTTTGTTTACCATATTTGAGCACTAATTGTAACTAATTCATGGTACAATTTCAGATATTTCGCATTAATTCTGGCTGATCTTCAACGTAATGTTTACTGGGCAAAGTTAAACATATTAAACACATTCCagttttttacatatttaagatATTGCTTCCATGTCTCTTTGCTACAAATTTACAAACCCACTTTAGCTTGaattcatccacacacatcttCACCTCTACCCTCAGCCATTGCCTTTGTCACTTCATTGTCTAAATTCTGTTGACAGGACATTATCATCCAGGGaaagtgtttttgtaaaatCCTTAGTTACTCAAAAAAACTCAACCACAGAACAAACAGGTCAAACACCATATGTACTAAACTTAAATAATTCTGTCTCATCAATCAGCTTCAGTTTTGATATGAAGATATAAGTTCTTAGTAATATCTAATAGATGTGACTgaagaaaattaacaaaataaaatagatgcCAGTCCAACTGTTTAAATtgctttattttcaaaaaatataaatatagtagAAACAGGTTTCAACATTCACATCTGCTGCTGACTTCTCCAGTGTGACTTCAAAACAGACCTCACATGTGTTTGCAGGTTTGAAGTTGCGGTGAACAGGGTGGAGGACACAGACCACGTAGTGATCCCGGTGCACCTGAGGGAGAAGTACAAACAGTCGGGCTACAACCACACCAGCACGCCGCTGTTCGGACAGCCCTTCCTCATCGCTGTACCCAGAACCCTCAGTGAAGACAAACTCTACAACATGCTGCTCCTGCGCCTCTGGTAGGTCCACGAACTTGACAcaaatgcttgtgtgttttgatgatgCCCACAAAACATTCTTGTGAGAAAgttgttgtaaataaaaatgtaaacattccTTTTGCAGCCGGTTTGTGCGACCTGCTgtagaggaggatgaggaggattgTGAAGAGACACAGCCACCCAAACAACACACTGTCAATGGTAACGCCACTAATGGACTCCTGGAGGAAGGGTCACCAAGTGAGTGCTTTTTGTGTTGAGGGTCACGCATGCAAATGTATCAATGGTGAATCTTTGCCTCGCGTTTGCTTCCAGTTTGTCAGAGTGGCTTTGTGTGGAGTTCTACTTTGGTGAACTTCGACCTGCGATATTCGCTTTGTATTCGTGTATGTGGGACCTTCCCTTTATTTTTCCTggcttgatttaatttgctATGTTGTCCTGCAGGCGAGATGGAGACTGACGAGCAAGACGACGAGTCCAGCCAGGATCAGGAGCTGCCTTCCGAGAACGACAACAGCCAATCGGAGGACTCCGTGGGAGGGGACAACGAACTGGAGAACGGCGTGGTCGCCCCGCAGAACTCCACCAAAGGCCAGCCGACGGCCGAGCACAACAGAAAGAGACTTTTTACATTCCAGTTCAATAACATGGGCAAAACTGACTTTTCACTCATCAAGGAGGACACCAGGCAGATCCGCTTCGACGAGGGACACCTCAGACTCAGCGGTACGAAGCGGGGAGAAGAAAATAATCCACCCAAAATATTACCAATTTAGAATTCAAGCATGGTATATTAAGGTTCATCATTCAGTACCCAAGGgctataaacatatttaaaaaattattgaatacattttccaaTTTATTCACAAGAGTCATTTTCGAAGCACCAGAGTAAATTATCCTGCAGTTAGATCCTAACAATGGTTTTAAAGAGTGTAGGGTCAAATTCAACAGTGACTCATCTGATTTGTCATCTCTTCACCTTTTTACAGACCGCTCTTATCTCTCTTTGGACTGGGAACCAGAGATCAAGAAAAAGTACTTTGACGAGACCGTTGTCGAGGTAACACCAATATCAGACTCTTTTGTCATTATCAGACCCAGAAATCTTGTATTACAGCATTAGTGTATCAGAGGAGCTGAATCACTTTATAGCACGTAGACTGTTAGTGTAGAGGAAAAGCAGTCTGCTGTCACGTAATGAAATATGGCAGCTTGACCCAGACAGGAGCAACAGGGAGTCATGGTGACAAGCTTGAGCGTCTTGTAGTGAAAAGGTCAGACGTTTGGTGTCCGCTGCAGCTACTGCTTCCTTAAGAAAAGCTTTCAATGTCCAAGACACATTACACAAGTTTATACACAACATATCGTGTGTAAAACAGCTTTAATTAGAAATACGTGGTCACACACTTGATGAGAATTTATAGGCCTTCGTTTTAACATCAGGAATTGTATAATACTAATATAAGGCCTCTCTGTGGTGAAGTGTTAGcagtttttattctatttttgtaCAAGGACGTCATCTATGTCCAAAGACACAGCGCTGATACAAGTAGTTTCCTTAcagttctgtttgtgtgtgtgtgtgtgtgtgtgtgtgtgtgtgtgtgtgtgtgtgtgtgtgtgtgtgtgtgtgtgtgtgtgtgtgtgtgtgtgtgtgtgtgtgtgtgtgtgtgtgtgtgtgtgtgtgtgtgtgtgtgtgtgtgtgtgtgtgtgggtgggcaGGACTTTGACAAGCACAAGAGCATGGAGTACAAGCCCCAGAAGAAGGCATTCTTCAAGCTGAAGGACTGCATTGAGTTGTTcaccacaaaagaaaaactgggaGCAGAGGACCCGTGGTGAGAAACACACGCCACACTTTTGAAAACACAAGTTACAGGCATGTGGCAACACCAGCGTCTGATCGAATTCTGCATTATGACGCTTTTCTTAAACCGTGTCCACTTTCGCAGGTACTGTCCAAACTGTAAGCAGCACCAACAGGCCACTAAGAAGCTGGACCTGTGGTCTCTGCCGCCAGTGCTGGTGGTCCATCTGAAACGCTTCTCCTACAGCCGCTACATGAGGGACAAACTGGACTCCCTTGTTGACTTTCCACTGAggtacacatacacaaacaaacatgctctTTCATCCCCACTTCTGTTTGTGGCCTTATTAAGTCTCTGGACCAAGTCGTGCGTGAGTTGCCGTGTCCGGGggagacacagaagaagagttACAAGTTCCACAGACTCGCtgcaaatcaaatgtttggCAACACTTTAGATTTTCCAAGAGAGAAGgacaattttaaatatatataatttaaatgacGAAAGGGGAAACACGTGTGAACATCGTTGAGCCATTTAAACGGTGGAGAGACCACTAGAGGCAggctttcagacacgcactgagcTCCACGgtctctctgtattttctccggaggagatgcatgtgtgaacacaaatgtccttGTGAGACACACCGcagtttctttctctgcctgacccgagtataaagtctgtagaaatccaggagaattcgatgtgtgaacacagcagaggaaccACCGCTCGATtcactgtgagtgagtggggggatTGATAATGCTTCTAACACGCGATAGAcgcaaaagggaaaaaacaaagtgaaaaagcagaaacacacacgtagaagacaccgtCAAAAACCGACACCGGTCTCTGTGTGTTAAGAAAATCTCGTGATCTACACAGCAGAGTTAatgcgtcacttcctgcctctgcctgctgcacccggctgctccacctctcgcctgaataatgcgaaggatttgttgctgttgtgaacgcgtctgtgcagagaacctcctaCTGTGTTGTGCATATatgaaaagcaaactgcgggtaaactccgtagccaattctccagattttacccgcaggtctTGTCTGATAACGGCGTAAGAGTTGTCTCCGGACTGTGGGCTGCGGTGACCTGACGCCGGTACGTAAAATTCACCGAGCAGGCAGCAGCCAGTCACGAACACCAGTGGTGCGGCAGTCATGGGAGggggtgtatttgttttcaagtATCAACAGTCGTTCCTCAGAATTACTAACTCGCCCTTGAAGAAGAACCATATTGATTGCGTCGCATCATATCGCATTGAATCACAACTCATGTCATATTGTACTGTGTAGTCAGGATGAATTGTACAGTATCAGATAAGTAGTTTCTACGTATGTATCTATAATGTATTGGATCGTTGGCATAGCTGCTGTGCTGAGGAGTGCTGGACATTTATATAATTCCTCCTTTTTAGAAAAAATGTTATGCACATGACAACCTTTCTGCGTTTTTTCCTTTAGCGATCTGGACATGTCTGAGTTCCTGATCAACCCCAACTCTGGGCCGTGTCGCTACGACCTCATTGCTGTGTCCAACCACTATGGCGGAATGGGAGGAGGCCACTGTAAgattcacaaacacaatttatcACAGTCACTGAAATACCGTCtttcaaaatgttctcactTGTCAATGGATACGCTTTTCAGAGtaaaagtttgtgtgtgtcacattgatTCTCCATACACAACTTAATCATGGTTGTGTTGATGAAATGTGTCAGCACTTTATAACACAATAAACCAGTGTGAGTATATAAAAGTGCAGTTATGAAGAGGAAAACCTGTTTAACAGTCTTGTACTGTGTTTAATATTGTATTCTTCTCTTGGTCCTGCTCAGACACTGCTTACGCGAAGAACAAAGACGACGGAAAGTGGTACAACTTTGATGACAGCAGCGTGTCTCCTGCCAACGATGATCAAATAGTGGTGAGTGTCCCCATTTTGTAAAGCCAGGCAGCCGTCCCACTGTACTTTCATCAAAAACCAATTCACTGGAAACAGACcagaacatttcatttcatcaaagtAATGTACTTCTAAGGCTGTGACGAATTGGGATGAATTAGTATTATCTCAAAGATTTCCAACTGTGCTCAAAAAGCATCAATACGTTGCTGAGGACCCTGATTTCCGTGGTCATAGGTATTTTGTTGCTCTTACGGTCGTTCACATGTGCAGTAATTGTTAGTAAAGTGACAGTGAAGTCGGAGAAAGTTTGGaaagtcttttaaaatattccaggaaaaacaaaacaactacatCATCATCAGACTCCAGCTTAATTTGAATTAATAGTTTTGAAGTGTTTAAAAACTGGAACTCAATTTTGTGAATTATCTGCAGTATAGCTgagtaatttgtgtgtgtgtgtttctagtCCAAAGCAGGCTACGTGCTGTTCTACCAGCGGCAGGACACGGTGAAAGGCACCGGCTACTTCCCTCTCGACcgcgaggaggaggacgaggaggaggaagaggagggagaggaggagaacgagAACGAGAACgagaatgagaatgagaatgaaaatgaaaatgagaatgagaatgagaatgaaaatgaggacgaggagagaagggaaaagaAGAAGCCCGCCTCCTCCACTCAGGCCGCGGCATCCGCCACTGCCGCCTGTGCTCAGAATGACGAGGAGGACCTGAACGAGAACCGGCGCAGGAAGAACGACaacgagcagcaggaggacgaggaggaggaagacgaggaggaagacgaagaggaaCAGACGCCCACTCGAGATGTCACCATGAAAAACAACTGAAGTGGATGCAGAAGATGCGGATAAATGGAGAGAGAAACTGGGATCTTTCCATCCAAAGCCATATGGACAGCACAGCATGGCAGCGGGCGCCACCAGTCCCACCCAGCGGCTCGGACTCGGCCGCTCCACAGGCGGAGCCACTGCGGCGAAGACGCCTTTTTAGGTCAGGGAGCTGCCGCGGTACACAAATCTACTAACTACGAAATCAGGGCCCTCCTCTGTGGTTGTATCacggtgtgcgtgtgtgtgtgcgtgtgtgtgtgcatgtgtgtgtgtgtcgccacGTCCATTTGTCTAGGATTTGCTTACTGAACGACACCAgggattgatttttttattattattatttaatttttttcgaGGCTTCACAGTACGTTAGTGTAGCACTTTAAATCatcctctgctgtttgtgttctgttctaattttatatatttttgagaGCAATGCATTGTTGGCATATCATTTTTAGTATCATTcagatattttgtaaatattttaaacactGAAACGTTTTTGAACTTGCACAATCACCAACCATCCACTTTGGgtttttttatgtattattgCCACGCACACTGCAGATGTTTAACAGTGAAGTCGTCTCTTCAAGGTTTTCCTCACATAAAATGCTTAGGAAGCTCCTTTAGTGATTCAGTGGTGAGACGCGTCTGCAGTGTAGACTTAAAGGTTCgatgtgtaagatttaggtgaaagggatctattggtagaaattgaatatatatataatcctagtgatattttcactagtgtgtttcatctaaattgtacgaattgttgttttctttaccctagaatgagccctttacatttaaatactttatatttacattgtgagcaagtcctctctacggaggctgccatgttgtttacagtagcccagactggacaaactaaacaccttttgagtttttatgacaactgaaggcttccacaggttctctttcatgtttggaaggggagggtgaggtgagtagtattcagctgcaacatgcaacttcaccattagatgtcactaaattctacacactgaacctttaacatatACAAGTGATGTGTGATTTTAAAGTGTCACACAGCCAAACTGTCCGAGCTTtgtgctactgctgctgcttctatGATCTCGCTTTTTTAGTATTTAGTAAACTGGCACCAAACTTAGTGATTTAAGGTCCTGCTTCTGCTGTCTCTCAATCTTGGCTCCTCTGATAATGTATTTCTGAAATCATAGAAATACAGAAGGATCAGTATAGTGTCCAGCTAGCTTTGCAGAATAACCAAACAGATTCTATTTGTGCAATGTTTTAGAATTTCCTGGTGTTCAAATTTCTGTCTTAATGAACTCGGCAATTGCAACAGAGACCCTGTTCgggtattaacatctgtcctgagtcaGCGCTAAGTTCTGGGCTAAACCCAAAAGCTGATCAATCAGACCACAATTGGGAAGTGGTCACAttctttttgctgtgtgaacGTAAGTGTGACCTGGGCCTCCTACTCAGCTGGCGTCCTCTAACACACTTCAgcgctacagtttcacaatgaatcaaaagtATTGTAACCATAAATTGATTAGTTTGTCGTCACAGACACACGGCAGAATATCAACtcaacacagaccaacacataATGATTtctatttccatttttctttttcaaatgaatgaaatctATCTTCATAGTAGATCTGTGCAGagcccctcctgactccgcTCGCATCTATCAACTCATACTGAACTCAAATCTGGTCTctacaaacttaaaaaaacaaatatttatttgctTACATGGGATCCGACCACAGGAAATCCATTCAGGATGAAATCCATTCAGGATACATTTTATGCCATAGACAGACTAAGAGCTGACTACTTGTGATCaaatctctcaggacagatgttaataccagaaCTGAACGGGCCTTATATTTGTTGTCTGGTTAGCTGGCAGACACGAATCGTCCTGTCACCTCTGCCCCTGTAACTTTGTAGGTGGTGTTTAATGCTTTACCGTGGCTCTGCACTCTTTTAACTTCTTCATATTGGAGGCGCTGTGAGATTGGGAACATGGGTGATATCGCCGACATCAGATGCATCATCTCTTGTTTGGATCACCTCGGCCTTAACTCTTGATCTCAGACCAGTCGCCTTTTCTTTGCACATCACTGTCACACCGTCTCCATTACACCGCATACACCAACGCTTCAGTACGAATGTCCACATTTGCTTGTTATATCGCAGCCACGACAtctcagttattttttttacacccaCAAGAGGGCCAGAATGTATGCTGAATGGAATGAACACTGACCAGATGTATGTGGTTGATGCCTTCTGATTCTTTATAGGGCCAGGTctgttatgttttttgttttttttcttctttgtttttatggcTCCCTTTCTTGGTTTGGTTGAATGGGATGGTAATGGATTTCCTCACCTTTGATACTCGCTGTATGAATTCATGGGTACTGCTGAATGCGTCCCCTTCCAGAAGGGTGGGGAGAAGACAAATGCTTCTGTGTGGGCCTGAGCTCTGAGGATGGGTGAGGGAGAGGGGACATAATCTGAGAACTGTGGGGGTGAGTCTGTCCGAAAGACCGATCAGCTTTTTCGGGATCATGATACAGTGAAATTATTTTGTGGCAGATTGTCGCAGGATATTCCTCCATCGATGTAACCCTATTCTCCATGGtggagtgtttgttttctttttctacctGTTCTTTCCATTGTAAACAGCATTAGCGTACCTGTACGCCTCAGAATATTACATGTGTACCATGCCTTTACCAGCGTCTCCGCGCTTCGCCGCCACGCCGCTGCCTTGCCTTTCGGGGCGACTCACCCCCTTTCCTGACTGAGTGAGATGTGATTGCTACTATAGGCTTATACAATACTGTACATAAGAGTTCACTCTGTGAGTGCACATttgataaagtttatttatttatatgtaagCATTTAATAATAAACAGACAATATATTTAAAACCTTGGCAAGAAGTGAAGTGTCGGGTGGGCGGGGGAAATGTGGCTTCAGTCCTCACCAACGCGCCAGTTTGCAAAATCTTGCCTGCGCTCTTGTCAGGGAGGGaatatttttaagaaaaaaaggatGCGTCTGTTGTTTTGGgaattttttgtaaaaaaaataagataaaataatcaaGACATCCTTGCATGATGACATAATGAGGGTTTCCAGGTTTGGCTGCACTTGAGTTCACTTgggtttacatttgaaatgtgcatgtgtatttatacacaaTCTTCAATAAAGTTGTGTAAAGCTTCTTGTGCGTTCTGTGGTGTATGTGATGTGTCTCATTGTTCATAAATAATGGAGGATACACAAGTTGTCTCCTCAACTCATGGTTAACATAAAGGGAAATCTTTTGCATTATATCCAAACTGGATGATCAGTGTCAAagctgttgtgtagtttgttttcatcattatcATGAGAAGCAGCCCACATTTCACTTGTaatactttaaataataaagaattaaaagcTTTTAATCATCTCAactatataaatgttttatttttcaggaatGTAAATTAGTTTTGTAGTTTGAGCTTCTCATCTTCCCCACCCTGTCCCACGGAGACAGGCATTCAATCCACTTcagttatatttgttttttttatttgtatagcacaaaaacacaacatggattTACTCAAGACACTTCAGTTAATAAGGTggaaaaacccaacagttcccacaatgagacAGTTCCCACAATGGAAGTGGACTCGAAGACAAAAGAGCAGAAACGGGGAGAGACAGGAgccaaagaggaagaaaatgcaAGGAAGTTGTGATAATTTTTGCATTATCACACCTTAACATCCTTTGTTTGATCTATTTGCATTGACACCATTAATCACCTGTTATTATCCACTATGTGTCAATATGTGTTAAGTATTCATGTCATTGTTATTCACAGGGctcaattatttaatttttactcTGGGTGTTCCTGTCGGATCATGGTAGGGGCTCTCTCCAGTATTAGCAATACCAGTCGGGCAGGAGAGGAGATGTCCCTGGCATGTGCCTGGATCCCACTCTGCCCACCTCAGCTAAATCCACCTCAACAGAGTTGCATTATATTGGCCCCCatgagaaccaatcagattTCAAATGAGGTCAAATCAGAGAAAAGAAGCAATCCAGTAATACTAAGACAGAGATTCCACTTGATTCTTCTACATAAAAGATGATGGtttcacagatttcttttgTCTGCCCGGACAGTCTCTGGTTTATCTCGGTTGCTGTCTGACAGGactgaataaaaatgtgcaATGGACTTTGGATTACTCCATTGGCTTTTCTATGAGTGCCTCTTTATGACTTCAGTAAGCTCTGAAACAACAGTGTTTTGAACACAGTTCTTTACCTCCTGTCCCAACCCAGGGTCATTTTGACCTTCCACAAAGTATAGGGATCGGTTGTTGGGTGCATGGTTGTTTGGAGACTTCAACTTCTTTGGTTTCCTCAATCCCAGAAGGTTTCTGGTTCTCTTCCAGAGTGAAGGATCCAGTGCATGATGCTCCTGAAACTCCTCCTTGAGTGAGAGCTGAACATTGAGTTTAGTTGTCAGCTCCTCCACCTTTCTCTGCATAAACATTTCCTTCTTAGCAGCCTCTTCATGCAGGAGTCTTGTCTGCTCCTCCATCTTTTGACGGGGAGCTTCCTGCTCAGCCATGAAGTTTTGCATCAAAAGCTTGTCCTCTGCACGAGACTTAATTTCTTTCTCAAGTTCACGCTTAAGGTCGTCGACCTCCTGTCTCGCTGTGAGGATTTGATCTTCATACCTTTTGCTGATCTCTTGGTTTGAAGCTCTCAGTCTATCCAGTTCTTCTTGGAGAACCTGGTTTTTCTCCTTCTTATCCTGTAGCGCTATGGTGAACTTATGATCGCTGATCATATGAGCCACCTTTAACTCCTCATAATCGTTGTGGaggtctttcttcttcttctgcttgaTGGTGTTGTTGACTTGAGAGGCAATACTGGTCGTGCTGAGGGTTTCAGGTTTGCTGTACTTCTGCAGCCTCTCGAGgtcttgtcttgtttgtttttccctgttGATATACATTTCTTTCAGGGATTTCTGTCTTTCCAGCTTTTGGCTGTTCTCAAGCAGCTCCTGCTGAAGCTGGATTCTCCAGTTTCGTTCCATTTGAGTGTTGGCCCTCTCCCGACCCAG
The sequence above is a segment of the Hippoglossus stenolepis isolate QCI-W04-F060 chromosome 22, HSTE1.2, whole genome shotgun sequence genome. Coding sequences within it:
- the LOC118101821 gene encoding ubiquitin carboxyl-terminal hydrolase 15 isoform X5 → MERSAGHNMQEVVEQGMFVKHCKVEVYLTELKLCNDSNIDNVITRRFSKADTIDMIEKEMRKLFSIPDEQETRLWNRYMSNTFEPLNKPDSTIQDAGLYQGQVLVIEQKNEDGSWPRGSTAPKSSGASNLSALPKISPSSLTNNHNSTFNSRNVKNSSYSLPSYHPYSNSYDYSDQSRQSDRSGLCGLSNLGNTCFMNSAVQCLSNILPLTEFFLKDKYTDELNEDNPLGMKGEIARAYAELIKQLWSGKYSYVTPRPFKTQVGRFAPQFSGYQQQDSHELLAFLLDGLHEDFNRIRKKPYIQLKDANGRPDKVVAEEAWENHIKRNNSIIVDIFHGLFKSTLVCPVCSKVSVTFDPFCYLTLPLPMKKERTLEVYLVRLDALAKPTQYKLTVPKVGYISDLCTSLSSLSGVPAEKMIVTDIYNHRFHRIFATNENLSSIMERDDIYVFEVAVNRVEDTDHVVIPVHLREKYKQSGYNHTSTPLFGQPFLIAVPRTLSEDKLYNMLLLRLCRFVRPAVEEDEEDCEETQPPKQHTVNGNATNGLLEEGSPSEMETDEQDDESSQDQELPSENDNSQSEDSVGGDNELENGVVAPQNSTKGQPTAEHNRKRLFTFQFNNMGKTDFSLIKEDTRQIRFDEGHLRLSDRSYLSLDWEPEIKKKYFDETVVEDFDKHKSMEYKPQKKAFFKLKDCIELFTTKEKLGAEDPWYCPNCKQHQQATKKLDLWSLPPVLVVHLKRFSYSRYMRDKLDSLVDFPLSDLDMSEFLINPNSGPCRYDLIAVSNHYGGMGGGHYTAYAKNKDDGKWYNFDDSSVSPANDDQIVSKAGYVLFYQRQDTVKGTGYFPLDREEEDEEEEEEGEEENENENENENENENENENENENENEDEERREKKKPASSTQAAASATAACAQNDEEDLNENRRRKNDNEQQEDEEEEDEEEDEEEQTPTRDVTMKNN
- the LOC118101821 gene encoding ubiquitin carboxyl-terminal hydrolase 15 isoform X6 — protein: MLLCCWWCLRPEAVELESRRVDHRVLNCEATASTAITAVSLDQWESETTNTDLQPPQSVKNSSYSLPSYHPYSNSYDYSDQSRQSDRSGLCGLSNLGNTCFMNSAVQCLSNILPLTEFFLKDKYTDELNEDNPLGMKGEIARAYAELIKQLWSGKYSYVTPRPFKTQVGRFAPQFSGYQQQDSHELLAFLLDGLHEDFNRIRKKPYIQLKDANGRPDKVVAEEAWENHIKRNNSIIVDIFHGLFKSTLVCPVCSKVSVTFDPFCYLTLPLPMKKERTLEVYLVRLDALAKPTQYKLTVPKVGYISDLCTSLSSLSGVPAEKMIVTDIYNHRFHRIFATNENLSSIMERDDIYVFEVAVNRVEDTDHVVIPVHLREKYKQSGYNHTSTPLFGQPFLIAVPRTLSEDKLYNMLLLRLCRFVRPAVEEDEEDCEETQPPKQHTVNGNATNGLLEEGSPSEMETDEQDDESSQDQELPSENDNSQSEDSVGGDNELENGVVAPQNSTKGQPTAEHNRKRLFTFQFNNMGKTDFSLIKEDTRQIRFDEGHLRLSDRSYLSLDWEPEIKKKYFDETVVEDFDKHKSMEYKPQKKAFFKLKDCIELFTTKEKLGAEDPWYCPNCKQHQQATKKLDLWSLPPVLVVHLKRFSYSRYMRDKLDSLVDFPLSDLDMSEFLINPNSGPCRYDLIAVSNHYGGMGGGHYTAYAKNKDDGKWYNFDDSSVSPANDDQIVSKAGYVLFYQRQDTVKGTGYFPLDREEEDEEEEEEGEEENENENENENENENENENENENENEDEERREKKKPASSTQAAASATAACAQNDEEDLNENRRRKNDNEQQEDEEEEDEEEDEEEQTPTRDVTMKNN